A genomic stretch from Halichoerus grypus chromosome 7, mHalGry1.hap1.1, whole genome shotgun sequence includes:
- the NOLC1 gene encoding nucleolar and coiled-body phosphoprotein 1 isoform X2, protein MADAGLRRVVPSDLYPLVLGFLRDNQLSEVANKFAKATGATQQDANASSLLDIYSFWLKSTKAPKRKLQANGPVTKKAKKKTSSSDSSEDSSEEEKAQGPPAKKAVVPAKRASLPQHPGKVAAIASESSSSEESSDDEEDNDKKKKPVQKVVKPQSKAVKAPPKKAESSDSDSDSSSEDESPKNQKPKTTPVAAKAQTKGSAKPGTPARLASKLANGEVAGRKSSSSGEDSEAAAAIAKKTVPKKQVVAKAPVKATAAPPQKSSSSEDSSSEEEEEEEEEQKKPMKKMPGPYSSVPPPSAALSKKSLGTQAPKKAAEKKQPVESSEDSSDESDSSSEEEKKPPAKAVISKATSKPVPAKKAADSSSDNSDSDSSEDEAPSKPAGTTKNLPSRPVATPKQPAAKPATAPKQPAGSGQKPLTRKADSSSSEEESSSSEEEKTKKTVVTPKSKAAAKAAPSLPAKQASQGGGDSSSDSDSSSSEEEKEEKMSKSPGKKKPQKAAGVVTSSKAASTKKAKAESSSSSSSDDSSEEEEEEKPKGKGTVKRQALKTNGTSALTTQNGKADRDSDEEEEEKKKAAVAVSKPGSGKKRKQSEAAKETETPQAKKIKPQTPNTFPKRKKGEKRASSPFRRIREEEIEVDSRVADNSFDAKRGAAGDWGERANQVLKFTKGKSFRHEKTKKKRGSYRGGSISVQVNSIKFDSE, encoded by the exons aCCCAACAGGACGCCAACGCCTCTTCTCTCTTGGACATCTACAGCTTCTGGCTCAA GTCCACCAAGGCCCCGAAGCGGAAGTTACAGGCAAATGGACCAGTGACTAAGAAGGCTAAGAAGAAGACTTCATCCAGTGACAGCAGTGAGGACAGCAGTGAGGAGGAAAAAGCCCAAGGACCTCCAGCTAAGAAAGCTG TTGTACCTGCCAAGCGGGCCAGTTTGCCTCAGCATCCTGGAAAGGTTGCAGCCATAGCATCAGAGAGCAGCAGCAGTGAAGAATCCAGTGATGATGAGGAGGACAATGACAAGAAGAAAAAGCCTGTTCAG AAGGTAGTTAAGCCCCAATCCAAGGCAGTCAAAGCTCCTCCTAAGAAGGCCGAGAGCTCTGATTCCGATTCAGACTCAAGCTCAGAAGATGAGTCACCAAAGAACCAGAAGCCAAAGACAACACCTGTGGCAGCTAAAGCTCAGACTAAAGGCTCAGCCAAACCAG GTACCCCAGCTCGGCTGGCATCGAAGCTAGCCAACGGTGAGGTGGCCGGCCGCAAGAGCAGCAGCAGCGGCGAGGActcggaggcggcggcggccatAGCTAAGAAG ACTGTACCTAAAAAGCAAGTTGTGGCCAAGGCCCCAGTGAAAGCCACAGCTGCCCCTCCCCAAAAGAGTTCCAGTAGTGAGGACTCCtccagtgaggaggaggaggaggaggaggaagagcagaaaaaACCTATGAAGAAAATGCCAG gtcCCTATAGCTCAGTCCCTCCGCCTTCTGCTGCCCTATCCAAGAAGTCCCTGGGAACCCAGGCTCCCAAGAAAGCTGCAGAGAAGAAACAGCCTGTGGAGAGCAGTGAGGACAGCAGCGATGAGTCTG ATTCAAGttctgaggaagaaaagaaaccccCAGCTAAGGCAGTCATCTCTAAAGCAACCAGTAAACCAGTTCCAGCAAAGAAAGCGGCAGACAGCTCTTCAGACAACTCAG aCTCTGACAGTTCTGAGGATGAAGCTCCTTCCAAGCCAGCCGGTACCACCAAGAATCTACCAAGTAGGCCGGTTGCCACTCCCAAGCAACCTGCAGCTAAACCAGCCACAGCTCCCAAGCAGCCTGCAGGTAGTGGCCAGAAGCCTCTCACCAGAAAGGCTGATAGCAGCTCCAGCGAGGAGGAGAGCAGTTCTAGTGAAGAGGAAAAGACGAAGAAGACTGTGGTCACCCCCAAGTCCAAGGCAGCCGCCAAAGCAGCTCCATCTTTGCCTGCCAAACAGGCCTCCCAGGGTGGTGGAGACAGCAGCTCTGATTCAGATAGCTCTAGCagtgaggaagaaaaggaagagaaaatgtcaaAATCTCCAGGTAAAAAGAAGCCACAGAAGGCAGCAGGAGTTGTAACTTCTTCCAAGGCAGCTTCCACAAAGAAAGCAAAGGCCGAGAGCAGCAGCAGTTCTTCCTCTGATGATTCcagtgaggaagaagaggaggagaagccTAAGGGCAAGGGCACTGTAAAGCGACAAGCCCTCAAGACCAATGGGACCTCTGCACTGACTACCCAGAATGGAAAAGCAGACAGGGATAGCgatgaggaagaagaagaaaagaaaaaggcagcagTGGCAGTTTCTAAGCCAG GTTCAGGAAAGAAGCGGAAGCAGAGTGAGGCTGCCAAGGAGACAGAGACTCCTCAAGCCAAGAAGATAAAGCCCCAGACCCCCAACACAtttccaaaaaggaagaaa GGAGAAAAAAGGGCATCATCCCCATTCCGAAGGATCAGGGAGGAGGAAATTGAGGTAGATTCTCGAGTGGCAGACAATTCCTTTGATGCCAAG CGGGGTGCAGCTGGAGACTGGGGGGAGCGCGCCAATCAGGTTCTGAAGTTCACCAAAGGCAAATCGTTCCGGCATGAGAAAACCAAGAAGAAGCGGGGCAGCTACCGGGGAGGCTCCATCTCTGTCCAGGTCAATTCCATTAAATTTGACAGTGAGTGA
- the NOLC1 gene encoding nucleolar and coiled-body phosphoprotein 1 isoform X1, with product MADAGLRRVVPSDLYPLVLGFLRDNQLSEVANKFAKATGATQQDANASSLLDIYSFWLNRSTKAPKRKLQANGPVTKKAKKKTSSSDSSEDSSEEEKAQGPPAKKAVVPAKRASLPQHPGKVAAIASESSSSEESSDDEEDNDKKKKPVQKVVKPQSKAVKAPPKKAESSDSDSDSSSEDESPKNQKPKTTPVAAKAQTKGSAKPGTPARLASKLANGEVAGRKSSSSGEDSEAAAAIAKKTVPKKQVVAKAPVKATAAPPQKSSSSEDSSSEEEEEEEEEQKKPMKKMPGPYSSVPPPSAALSKKSLGTQAPKKAAEKKQPVESSEDSSDESDSSSEEEKKPPAKAVISKATSKPVPAKKAADSSSDNSDSDSSEDEAPSKPAGTTKNLPSRPVATPKQPAAKPATAPKQPAGSGQKPLTRKADSSSSEEESSSSEEEKTKKTVVTPKSKAAAKAAPSLPAKQASQGGGDSSSDSDSSSSEEEKEEKMSKSPGKKKPQKAAGVVTSSKAASTKKAKAESSSSSSSDDSSEEEEEEKPKGKGTVKRQALKTNGTSALTTQNGKADRDSDEEEEEKKKAAVAVSKPGSGKKRKQSEAAKETETPQAKKIKPQTPNTFPKRKKGEKRASSPFRRIREEEIEVDSRVADNSFDAKRGAAGDWGERANQVLKFTKGKSFRHEKTKKKRGSYRGGSISVQVNSIKFDSE from the exons aCCCAACAGGACGCCAACGCCTCTTCTCTCTTGGACATCTACAGCTTCTGGCTCAA CAGGTCCACCAAGGCCCCGAAGCGGAAGTTACAGGCAAATGGACCAGTGACTAAGAAGGCTAAGAAGAAGACTTCATCCAGTGACAGCAGTGAGGACAGCAGTGAGGAGGAAAAAGCCCAAGGACCTCCAGCTAAGAAAGCTG TTGTACCTGCCAAGCGGGCCAGTTTGCCTCAGCATCCTGGAAAGGTTGCAGCCATAGCATCAGAGAGCAGCAGCAGTGAAGAATCCAGTGATGATGAGGAGGACAATGACAAGAAGAAAAAGCCTGTTCAG AAGGTAGTTAAGCCCCAATCCAAGGCAGTCAAAGCTCCTCCTAAGAAGGCCGAGAGCTCTGATTCCGATTCAGACTCAAGCTCAGAAGATGAGTCACCAAAGAACCAGAAGCCAAAGACAACACCTGTGGCAGCTAAAGCTCAGACTAAAGGCTCAGCCAAACCAG GTACCCCAGCTCGGCTGGCATCGAAGCTAGCCAACGGTGAGGTGGCCGGCCGCAAGAGCAGCAGCAGCGGCGAGGActcggaggcggcggcggccatAGCTAAGAAG ACTGTACCTAAAAAGCAAGTTGTGGCCAAGGCCCCAGTGAAAGCCACAGCTGCCCCTCCCCAAAAGAGTTCCAGTAGTGAGGACTCCtccagtgaggaggaggaggaggaggaggaagagcagaaaaaACCTATGAAGAAAATGCCAG gtcCCTATAGCTCAGTCCCTCCGCCTTCTGCTGCCCTATCCAAGAAGTCCCTGGGAACCCAGGCTCCCAAGAAAGCTGCAGAGAAGAAACAGCCTGTGGAGAGCAGTGAGGACAGCAGCGATGAGTCTG ATTCAAGttctgaggaagaaaagaaaccccCAGCTAAGGCAGTCATCTCTAAAGCAACCAGTAAACCAGTTCCAGCAAAGAAAGCGGCAGACAGCTCTTCAGACAACTCAG aCTCTGACAGTTCTGAGGATGAAGCTCCTTCCAAGCCAGCCGGTACCACCAAGAATCTACCAAGTAGGCCGGTTGCCACTCCCAAGCAACCTGCAGCTAAACCAGCCACAGCTCCCAAGCAGCCTGCAGGTAGTGGCCAGAAGCCTCTCACCAGAAAGGCTGATAGCAGCTCCAGCGAGGAGGAGAGCAGTTCTAGTGAAGAGGAAAAGACGAAGAAGACTGTGGTCACCCCCAAGTCCAAGGCAGCCGCCAAAGCAGCTCCATCTTTGCCTGCCAAACAGGCCTCCCAGGGTGGTGGAGACAGCAGCTCTGATTCAGATAGCTCTAGCagtgaggaagaaaaggaagagaaaatgtcaaAATCTCCAGGTAAAAAGAAGCCACAGAAGGCAGCAGGAGTTGTAACTTCTTCCAAGGCAGCTTCCACAAAGAAAGCAAAGGCCGAGAGCAGCAGCAGTTCTTCCTCTGATGATTCcagtgaggaagaagaggaggagaagccTAAGGGCAAGGGCACTGTAAAGCGACAAGCCCTCAAGACCAATGGGACCTCTGCACTGACTACCCAGAATGGAAAAGCAGACAGGGATAGCgatgaggaagaagaagaaaagaaaaaggcagcagTGGCAGTTTCTAAGCCAG GTTCAGGAAAGAAGCGGAAGCAGAGTGAGGCTGCCAAGGAGACAGAGACTCCTCAAGCCAAGAAGATAAAGCCCCAGACCCCCAACACAtttccaaaaaggaagaaa GGAGAAAAAAGGGCATCATCCCCATTCCGAAGGATCAGGGAGGAGGAAATTGAGGTAGATTCTCGAGTGGCAGACAATTCCTTTGATGCCAAG CGGGGTGCAGCTGGAGACTGGGGGGAGCGCGCCAATCAGGTTCTGAAGTTCACCAAAGGCAAATCGTTCCGGCATGAGAAAACCAAGAAGAAGCGGGGCAGCTACCGGGGAGGCTCCATCTCTGTCCAGGTCAATTCCATTAAATTTGACAGTGAGTGA